One window from the genome of Yamadazyma tenuis chromosome 7, complete sequence encodes:
- the DRS2 gene encoding aminophospholipid translocase (EggNog:ENOG503NX4W; COG:P) has translation MYSPNNGARHSSNPFTDSSNLIDLDAGSSNIQDADTNPYDRVPARSESYDPFQDHFVVDDDASFEVDNTHHNGPYDASADTSARSGPLMGSTPAQKNRLLSGFRNPNANNNGYVGMENPFADTATAAKPKINDTQEASDFDIRRIFRRMKNTVTGKSHKNLEEDSHEHKPPRHIHIMSHSANSSAGYYGNYISTTKYNFATFLPKFLFEQFSKYANLFFLFTSIIQQVPDVSPTNRYTTIGTLLVVLLVSAIKEIMEDVKRNRADNELNNTKVFVLDAANGDFVAKKWIKVQVGDIVKVLNEESFPADLLLLSSSEPEGLCYIETANLDGETNLKIKQSRPETSYLVNPRFLVSDLSKAEIISEQPNSSLYTYEGNLQGFGSTRSIPMTPEQLLLRGATLRNTQWIHGVVVFTGHETKLMRNATATPIKRTDVERIINIQIIVLFCLLIVLSLISSVGNVIKTQVNRSSLSYIHLEGTNIAALFFKDILTYWILFSNLVPISLFVTVEIIKYYQAYMIGSDLDMYHEETDTPTNVRTSSLVEELGQIDYIFSDKTGTLTRNIMEFKTCTIGGRCYIEDIPEDGHVQVIDGIEIGYHTFDDLKQDLNNTSSQQSAIINEFFTLLSACHTVIPEVNEVTGEIKYQAASPDEGALVSGAASLGYKFIIRRPKSITIENTLTGIQSEYDLLNICEFNSTRKRMSAIFRCPDGVIRLFCKGADTVILERLSDIEEQPFVNATLRHMEEFAAEGLRTLCIASKIVSEDEYQAWSARYYEASTSLEDRQDKLDEVADSIEGGLFLLGATAIEDKLQDGVPETIQTLQTAGIKVWVLTGDRQETAINIGMSCKLLSEDMNLLIINEDTKQETRMNLQEKLDAILQHGGDTDNNALDSSLALIIDGHSLKFALETDLEDLFIELASRCKAVVCCRVSPLQKALVVKMVKRKKKGSLLLAIGDGANDVSMIQAAHVGVGISGMEGMQAARSADISIGQFKYLKKLLLVHGSWSYQRISNAILYSFYKNMCLYMTQFWYVFANAYSGQSIVESWTLTFYNVFFTVLPPFVLGVFDQFVNARLLDRYPQLYQLGQSRKFFNVTVFWGWIINGFYHSAVIFVCLYFIYHHGDQLSSGLVVNNWSWGTALFTTCTLTALGKAALVVTMWTKFTLVAIPGSFVLWLVFFPAYATIAPLINVSQEYRGVLNATYPSLTFWATVFCVPVLCLLRDFTWKFYKRRNNPESYHYVQEMQKYNIQDHRPRMEQFQKAIRKVRQVQRIKKQRGFAFSQVDDQNQEKIIRLYDTTKKRGVFGELSETRDGKMTISASMSDKVNTAATEATKAPKESKAGESKSQEPTEGGALSNKELKELKKREKAAKRAAQKEAQGISPEQQQKLAEQKKEKNQERQMATNTNLRKKLDSSLIKDDNKKKIPAMFSHLETREQRNASSPSISHIVHPAILSLSLKISSYKIVGSIPRLTSMLEVFKTIIKDYKTPSNTSLQRHLTGHLSHQIEYLKSARPLSVSMGNAIRWLKQEISHIPLDLKELEAKTLLCEKIDDFIKEKIELSDRVIIENASKHITNGSTILTFGHSQVLEQLFKYCVTEQNKMFNLVIVDSRPLFEGKKLLRNLVDTHYMPGSEEVGSETTSEVSSISSRGPKPKPITQDFIKVHYVLINSLSSTILEDVDCVFLGAHAMLSNGRLYSRVGTGLIAMMCHNRNIPVLTCCESVKFSDKVQLDSVTNNELADSEDLLQNLNGKEAPKKKAVALEQFMKQFEHNEPQAPVKPTQKGKSQPKKITVGEEERDSKHESPLKDWKNIPNLNILNIMYDLTPPEYIKKVITELGALPPSSVPVILREYRST, from the exons ATGTATTCTCCTAACAATGGTGCCAGACACCTGTCAAATCCGTTCACCGACTCGAGCAACCTCATCGACCTCGATGCCGGCAGTCTGAACATCCAGGATGCTGACACAAATCCATACGACCGTGTTCCAGCGCGATCTGAGCTGTATGACCCATTTCAAGACCattttgtggttgatgatgatgctaGTTTTGAGGTTGACAACACTCACCACAATGGACCGTACGACGCCAGTGCAGATACCAGCGCTCGGAGTGGCCCGTTGATGGGCTCGACACCCGCCCAGAAGAACCGTCTCTTGTCTGGGTTTCGAAATCCAAATGCCAATAATAACGGATACGTGGGCATGGAAAATCCGTTTGCTGACACTGCTACAGCTGCCAAACCCAAGATCAACGATACTCAGGAGGCTTCAGACTTTGACATTCGTCGTATCTTCCGCCGGATGAAAAATACCGTTACCGGTAAATCACACAaaaaccttgaagaagactcTCACGAACACAAGCCACCGAGACATATACATATCATGAGCCACAGCGCCAACTCATCGGCTGGCTACTACGGTAACTacatttccaccaccaagtacaaCTTCGCCACCTTTTTGcccaagtttttgtttgaacaGTTCAGCAAGTATGCTAACTTGTTCTTTCTCTTCACATCGATTATTCAGCAGGTACCCGATGTTTCACCCACCAACAGGTACACCACCATAGGAACATTACTTGTGGTATTATTGGTGTCTGccatcaaggaaatcatgGAAGATGTAAAGAGGAATCGAGCTGATAACGAGTTGAATAACACAAAGGTGTTTGTGCTTGATGCAGCCAATGGCGACTTTGTTGCCAAAAAGTGGATCAAAGTGCAAGTCGGTGATATCGTCAAGGTGCTCAACGAAGAATCGTTTCCCGCAGATTTGTTGCTCTTGAGTTCTTCTGAACCAGAAGGATTGTGCTACATTGAGACTGCCAATTTGGACGGGgaaaccaacttgaaaatcaaaCAGTCCAGGCCAGAAACTTCATATTTGGTCAATCCTCGATTTCTTGTCAGCGATTTGTCGAAGGCAGAAATCATATCCGAACAGCCCAATTCATCTTTGTACACTTACGAAGGAAACCTTCAAGGTTTTGGGTCCACTAGGAGTATCCCTATGACTCCCGAGCAATTGCTTTTGAGAGGAGCTACGTTGAGAAACACACAATGGATTCATGGAGTGGTGGTTTTCACGGGCCATGAGACAAAGTTAATGAGAAACGCCACGGCCACTCCCATCAAGAGAACTGACGTCGAgagaatcatcaacatccaAATCATTGTGTTGTTTTGTCTTTTGATTGTTTTGTCATTGATTTCGTCAGTGGGTAACGTCATCAAGACACAGGTGAATCGAAGTTCGCTAAGTTATATACACCTCGAGGGAACTAACATAGCTGCgttgttcttcaaggaCATTTTGACTTATTGGATCTTgttctccaacttggttCCAATTTCTTTGTTTGTGACGGTAGAGATCATCAAATACTACCAGGCCTACATGATCGGTAGTGATTTGGACATGTACCATGAAGAAACAGATACTCCTACCAATGTGAGAACATCGTCACTTGTTGAGGAGCTCGGTCAAATTGACTACATTTTCAGTGACAAGACTGGTACTTTGACCAGAAACATCATGGAATTCAAAACCTGTACCATTGGTGGAAGGTGTTATATTGAGGACATACCTGAAGATGGtcatgttcaagttatAGATGGAATTGAGATCGGTTACCATACTttcgatgatttgaaaCAAGATTTGAATAATACTTCCAGCCAACAGTCTGCAATCATCAACGAGTTTTTCACCCTCTTGAGTGCGTGCCATACCGTCATCCCCGAAGTGAACGAAGTGACGGGTGAAATTAAGTATCAAGCTGCATCTCCTGACGAAGGAGCCTTGGTTTCGGGAGCTGCTTCCTTGGGATATAAATTCATTATCAGAAGACCAAAAAGCATCACCATCGAGAATACCTTGACGGGTATCCAACTGGAATATGATTTATTGAACATCTGTGAATTCAATTCCACCAGAAAGAGAATGTCTGCCATCTTCAGATGTCCTGATGGTGTGATTAGACTTTTCTGTAAAGGAGCCGATACTGTGATCTTGGAAAGACTTTctgatattgaagaacaacCGTTTGTCAATGCCACATTGCGCCACATGGAAGAGTTTGCTGCTGAAGGCTTAAGAACTTTGTGTATTGCCTCGAAGATTGTTTCTGAAGACGAATACCAAGCGTGGTCCGCTAGGTACTACGAGGCTTCTACCTCATTGGAAGACAGACAAGACAAATTGGATGAAGTTGCCGATTCAATTGAAGGTGGGTTGTTCCTTTTGGGAGCAACTGCCATCGAAGACAAGTTACAAGATGGTGTTCCTGAAACCATCCAGACATTACAAACAGCCGGTATCAAGGTTTGGGTCTTGACCGGGGATAGACAAGAAACTGCTATCAACATTGGTATGTCATGTAAGCTTTTAAGTGAAGACATGAACCTACTTATCATCAACGAAGACACAAAGCAAGAAACCCGGATGAATTTGCAAGAAAAATTGGACgcaattcttcaacatggCGGAGATACTGACAATAATGCCCTAGACTCTTCTTTGGCACTCATCATTGACGGCCATTCTCTTAAGTTTGCATTGGAGACAGATTTAGAGGATTTGTTCATTGAATTGGCTTCTAGATGTAAGGCAGTTGTATGTTGTCGTGTTTCCCCATTGCAAAAAGCTTTGGTGGTCAAGATGGTGAAGCGTAAGAAAAAAGGATCATTACTCTTGGCCATCGGAGATGGAGCCAACGACGTTTCCATGATTCAAGCGGCCCACGTCGGTGTGGGTATAAGTGGAATGGAAGGTATGCAAGCTGCTAGAAGTGCCGATATTTCAATTGGCCAGTTTAAATACTTgaaaaagcttcttctagtgCATGGCTCGTGGTCGTATCAACGTATATCCAATGCTATCTTATACTCGTTCTACAAAAACATGTGTTTGTACATGACGCAGTTTTGGTACGTGTTTGCCAATGCTTATTCGGGCCAATCGATTGTGGAATCATGGACTTTGACCTTCTATAACGTTTTCTTCACAGTGTTGCCTCCTTTCGTATTGGGGGTGTTTGACCAATTCGTTAATGCCAGACTACTCGATAGGTACCCCCAGTTGTACCAATTGGGACAGAGCCGAAAGTTTTTCAATGTGACGGTATTCTGGGGCTGGATCATCAACGGCTTCTATCACTCAGCTGTGATCTTTGTATGTCTTTACTTCATCTACCACCATGGAGACCAGCTCTCCAGTGGATTGGTGGTGAACAACTGGTCATGGGGGACAGCTTTATTCACCACTTGCACTCTTACAGCCTTAGGTAAGGCAGCACTTGTGGTGACGATGTGGACCAAATTCACCTTGGTGGCCATTCCAGGTTCCTTTGTGTTATGGCTAGTGTTTTTCCCAGCGTATGCCACCATTGCCCCGTTGATCAATGTGTCGCAAGAGTATAGAGGGGTGTTGAATGCAACATACCCATCGTTGACGTTCTGGGCTACTGTGTTTTGTGTACCTGTGTTATGTCTTCTCCGGGACTTTACCTGGAAGTTTTACAAACGGAGGAATAACCCTGAATCGTATCACTACGTTCAGGAGATGCAAAAATACAACATCCAAGATCACCGTCCTAGAATGGAACAGTTCCAAAAGGCTATCAGAAAAGTCAGACAGGTGCAAAGAATTAAGAAACAAAGAGGGTTTGCGTTTTCCCAGGTCGACGACCAGAATCAGGAAAAGATCATTCGGTTGTACgataccaccaagaaaaGAGGTGTTTTCGGAGAATTGCTGGAGA CGCGCGATGGAAAAATGACTATTAGTGCTAGCATGAGCGACAAGGTGAATACTGCAGCCACAGAAGCTACGAAAGCTCCCAAGGAGCTGAAAGCCGGCGAAAGCAAGTCCCAGGAACCCACTGAGGGTGGTGCCCTCTCGAACAAAGAGctcaaggaattgaaaaaaCGAGAAAAGGCTGCGAAGAGAGCTGCTCAGAAGGAGGCTCAGGGAATCAGTCCtgaacaacaacagaaaCTTGCTgaacagaagaaggagaagaatCAGGAGCGACAGATGGCTACCAATACAAACTTGCGGAAGAAATTGGACCTGagcttgatcaaagacgacaacaagaagaagattccTGCGATGTTCAGTCATTTGGAAACCCGAGAACAAAGAAACGCAtcatctccttcaatttctcATATTGTTCACCCAGCCATTTTGTCgttgtctttgaagatttcaagcTACAAGATTGTGGGCTCAATTCCCCGGTTGACCAGCATGCTAGAGGTGTTCAAGACAATCATAAAGGACTACAAGACTCCTTCTAACACATCTTTACAAAGACACTTGACGGGACACTTGTCGCACCAGAtcgagtacttgaagagtGCCCGGCCATTGTCAGTGTCTATGGGAAATGCTATCCGTTGGTTGAAGCAAGAAATTTCTCATATTCCGTTAGATCTTAAAGAGCTTGAGGCCAAGACCCTCTTATGCGAAAAGATCGATGATTTTATCAAGGAGAAGATCGAGTTGTCCGACCGAGTCATCATCGAAAATGCCTCAAAGCACATCACCAATGGGTCCACAATCTTAACGTTTGGCCATTCACAGGTGTTGGAACagttgttcaaatactGTGTGACCGAGCAGAACAAGAtgttcaatttggtgatagTAGACTCCAGACCGTTGTTTGAAggcaagaagttgttgagaaaCCTTGTTGACACCCACTACATGCCTGGTTCTGAAGAGGTGGGGTCTGAAACCACGTCGGAGGTGAGTAGCATTAGCAGCCGTGGTCCTAAGCCCAAACCCATCACTCAAGACTTCATCAAAGTGCACTACGTGTTGATAAATTCGTTATCGTCGACGATATTAGAGGACGTCGACTGCGTGTTTTTGGGTGCCCATGCCATGTTGTCGAATGGTCGGCTCTATTCCCGTGTGGGAACAGGGTTAATTGCCATGATGTGCCACAACAGAAACATTCCCGTGTTGACGTGCTGTGAGTCGGTCAAATTCTCCGACAAAGTGCAGTTGGACTCGGTGACCAACAACGAGTTGGCGGATTCGGAGGACTTGCTCCAGAATTTGAATGGAAAGGAGGCTCCTAAGAAAAAGGCAGTGGCATTGGAGCAGTTCATGAAGCAGTTTGAACACAACGAACCACAGGCACCTGTCAAGCCCACCCAGAAGGGCAAACTGCAACCGAAGAAGATCACGGTGGGTGAAGAGGAAAGAGACAGTAAGCATGAGTCCCCTTTGAAGGACTGGAAGAATATccccaacttgaacatcttgAATATCATGTACGACTTGACTCCTCCCGAGTACATCAAGAAAGTGATCACCGAGTTGGGGGCGTTACCACCTTCCTCTGTGCCTGTGATCTTGAGGGAGTACAGAAGCACATAG
- the ECM29 gene encoding proteasome component M29 (EggNog:ENOG503NVST; COG:S), producing the protein MAEKELDLINKVDLRIALASTDEQLESSLKLYLAPLLLKLSSPHAQVRQAIFKIIQNTMTRLTAARTIRLPAVALLAQVKNPKVADGLDASTVRLYSLLFISKAIDRMSPDEKRELVPDVLHDISAFAPGIGARLFSIFCKLISGWKAPEHDSMEYQGLLKDLDFGAHTADEAFVCAKVARFLMLQPNSTPNPIPSPGLNIADVSFFSKDAGITYKTPQEIFLVKRDLMEFLKVGFSSSNLRLPLLVASSDSSSAINDSAEILYRKLNVDLEDEVFVGQLIDLFTGNEQSGTPPVNPVLQEKILSQLTRSVTATKNGNIAKVTNLGLSTSYSKLKQVTIQFIKWISVHSEDSESDASQSMLLFNKNMAQRLKESILNDGWPQALSVPGKSYTATMNQRSSQYEALCNILKVSPGLFLDEFTYLEFLFDSLEGESVDLRSTIQEGLSSLKVFLPKLSAEGKNQLKELGTKYLSSDSPKNDNIHSCRFMILKFINCCFPFNDCEARYLNVLGTAKTNRPETIEEATRGLHPHWFNITQSSNTNEFKSTLELLGQGNVVVFPNFEVLVQLIDERIKDASSSSIIFKAMGQAIEFVIQTLVMESIKGKSTVIVADEDWSVRLDKAIEVDTKVRQCLKHEIERLSASGGNSFTTLLNIIFSAFEGQYSDFSYVDKQITFESTFWKLLSLSSSTIVAGLSHLVEPFLKVLADRTLADLSLSQVARSASIIASHPVHSSDTVRALLMRLITADLPPHKSRANILVTGHLFSRLAFRQRLDAIDEELFKVFGAKLLVCLEDFSSYYQSLECIGEMAKYGLLGPELSYLDSDFLTKVVDIITPKVKKSDERTVLALSYISLAFKKNGASDSLTDFEQLIYDTHISKQTEYLFTSGEALSILAAGWDSSVLERSIDIQGESVTYIPRSTERLPVLLNTILKSCANTKPSLRKAGCIWLLSVVDFCSSSPVIKEHAAKIHLAFMKFLADRDELVQESASRGLSIVYDLGDVELKDSLVKGLLKSFTDKNSTSKLVSGTVDEDTELFDKDLLKTNDGSVSTYRDVLNLASDVGDPSLVYKFMSLAKSSTLWTSRKGMAFGLGSIMSKTSLDDMMAKNKSLATRLIPKLYRYKYDPSTSVSTSMNQIWNVLVTDSSKTIKAHFSDILDELLKGMGNKEWRVRQASTTAMNDLLNVVEFSVYEPRLEDIWNMSFRVLDDIKESVRKEASKVTRLLANILTNSRQQGGGLDKLIPFLLGNKGLLSEAEDIRSFALDTIFKLIKSNNKNIKQYIPILLENFIGLMSTLEPEIINYLVLNADKYNLKNNDIDARRLQSLGQSPMMDAIEKLIDQLDYEIMEESVKVIINSVKRSVGLPSKVCGSKVLVSLVNKKYEFTKPYGNRLIKAAMGQITNKNDTISSSYAISVGYLSRLSSVDVLVQYGQKLKGLYFESGDERNRLVAAIASESFSKYSNEKFESVAAEFLPLTFIGMNDIDKEVAKVFEKQWIENTSGSNVLKLYLAEVIDLMSSYIKSQNYQIRQNLAKSVVKLTNDINDFNGLSNNLIMKIFDSLIESCKGKSWQGKEQILEALVNYSIKLDSVLQQNDDLLQTISNVVLTEGKRKNKDYQRHALKTMGVFLHKFPNEELTEVYLEFMEQIINDEYEEDDSDEEDNMDVDNRSKKRINNSMNNKLEEEKIVYISNLFEAFSRASPSKEMFSLMSKSILKLLNDDNKFEITWRSKVCGNECFSRVITELGETEFEVESLFQIWKKLSEVCSNFNNIENVKVKFIRNSKQFIKYLKNLHYLDKVRAITSALETFNSDSTIIKAELSKS; encoded by the coding sequence ATGGCTGAAAAggagttggacttgatcaacaaagTTGATCTTCGCATCGCTCTTGCCAGTACCGACGAACAATTGGAAAGCTCGTTAAAGCTTTACCTCGCCCCGCTACTTTTGAAGCTCAGCAGTCCCCATGCCCAAGTCCGCCAGgccatcttcaaaatcattCAAAACACAATGACACGTCTCACGGCGGCTCGTACCATCAGGCTCCCGGCAGTGGCTTTGTTAGCGCAGGTCAAAAATCCCAAAGTCGCTGATGGTTTAGATGCTTCGACCGTCAGATTATATTCATTGTTATTCATATCCAAAGCGATAGATCGTATGTCACCAGATGAAAAGCGTGAATTGGTGCCCGACGTGCTCCACGACATCAGCGCTTTTGCGCCGGGTATCGGGGCTCGTCTCTTTAGCATCTTCTGTAAGTTGATAAGTGGATGGAAGGCTCCAGAGCACGATTCGATGGAGTATCAAGGGTTGctcaaggacttggactttggaGCCCACACGGCCGACGAAGCGTTTGTGTGTGCGAAGGTGGCCCGGTTCTTGATGTTGCAGCCCAACAGCACGCCCAATCCAATTCCATCACCTGGCTTGAACATCGCCGACGTGAGCTTTTTCTCAAAAGATGCTGGGATAACCTACAAAACCCCGCAGGAaatcttcttggtgaagCGAGACTTGATggaattcttgaaggtggGATTCCTGTCGCTGAACTTGCGTCTCCCGTTGTTGGTAGCGTCTAGCGACCTGTCTTCTGCCATCAACGACTCGGCAGAGATCTTGTATCGAAAGTTGAAcgtggacttggaagatgaagtgTTTGTGGGGCAACTCATTGACTTGTTCACTGGCAACGAGCAGAGTGGTACGCCTCCAGTCAATCCTGTACTCCAAGAGAAGATTCTCTCACAACTCACCAGAAGTGTGACAGCCACTAAGAACGGTAATATCGCCAAGGTCACAAACTTGGGACTTTCAACCAGCTACTCAAAGCTCAAGCAAGTGACTATTCAGTTTATTAAATGGATCAGTGTTCACAGTGAGGACTCTGAGAGTGATGCGAGTCAGTCAATGCTTTTATTCAATAAGAACATGGCTCAGAGATTAAAGGAAAGCATTCTCAACGATGGGTGGCCACAAGCATTAAGTGTGCCCGGTAAGTCATACACGGCTACTATGAACCAAAGACTGTCACAATACGAAGCCTTGTGCAATATTTTGAAAGTCTCTCCTGGCTTGTTCCTCGACGAGTTCACGTATCTCGAGTTTCTCTTTGACTCCCTCGAAGGTGAATCTGTTGATTTGAGATCAACAATTCAGGAAGGGTTATCTAGTTTAAAGGTGTTCCTTCCAAAATTGTCTGCGGAGGGTAAGAACCAACTTAAGGAGTTGGGTACCAAATACTTGAGCTCAGACTCGCCCAAGAACGATAATATTCATTCATGTCGATTTATGATcctcaagttcatcaactgtTGTTTCCCGTTCAATGACTGTGAAGCCCGTTACTTGAATGTGCTTGGGACCGCAAAGACCAACAGGCCAGAGACCATTGAGGAAGCTACCAGAGGTTTGCATCCCCACTGGTTCAATATCACCCAGTCTTCCAATACTAACGAATTTAAATCTACTTTGGAACTCTTGGGACAAGGTAACGTGGTTGTATTCCCAAACTTCGAGGTATTAGTGCAATTGATAGACGAAAGAATCAAGGATGCCAGCTCCAGTCTGATTATATTCAAGGCCATGGGCCAAGCTATAGAGTTTGTGATCCaaactttggtgatggagtCGATCAAAGGCAAGTCTACTGTCATTGTTGCAGATGAGGATTGGTCCGTTCGGTTGGATAAAGCCATCGAGGTCGATACCAAGGTTCGACAATGCCTCAAGCACGAAATAGAGAGATTGTCAGCCTCCGGGGGAAACAGCTTCACTACCTTGCTCAACATTATATTCAGTGCTTTCGAAGGGCAGTACAGTGACTTTTCGTATGTTGATAAGCAAATCACATTTGAATCCACCTTTTGGAAGTTGCTTTCgttatcatcttcaactaTCGTGGCTGGGTTGTCTCATTTGGTCGAGCCATTTTTGAAAGTCCTAGCTGATAGAACTTTAGCAGACCTTAGTTTATCTCAGGTCGCAAGGAGCGCTTCTATTATTGCCAGTCATCCCGTTCACCTGTCCGACACTGTAAGAGCTCTTTTGATGAGACTCATCACAGCAGATTTGCCCCCTCACAAGTCCAGAGCTAACATTCTAGTGACTGGACACTTGTTTTCTAGACTAGCATTCAGGCAACGGCTTGATGCTATTGACGAagagttgttcaaggtaTTTGGTGCTAAGTTGTTAGTAtgtcttgaagattttaGCAGCTACTATCAGTCATTAGAATGCATTGGTGAGATGGCCAAGTACGGTTTGTTAGGACCTGAGTTGTCATATCTTGATTCTGATTTCTTAACCAAGGTCGTCGATATCATCACACcaaaggtgaagaagagtGACGAGAGAACGGTTTTGGCCTTATCGTATATCTCCTTGGCgttcaaaaaaaatggTGCATCTGATCTGTTGACAGACTTTGAGCAGCTTATTTACGATACTCACATCTCCAAGCAAACTGAGTATTTATTCACCAGTGGTGAAGCACTTCTGATTTTGGCAGCAGGCTGGGATTCGAGCGTTTTAGAACGATCTATTGATATTCAAGGTGAATCGGTGACTTACATTCCCCGGTCCACTGAAAGATTACCAGTTCTCTTAAACACGATTCTCAAATCTTGTGCCAACACTAAACCTTCTTTGAGAAAAGCAGGGTGCATTTGGTTGTTATCTGTGGTTGACTTCTGCAGCTCTTCTCCAGTAATCAAGGAACATGCCGCAAAGATCCACCTTGCCTTCATGAAATTCTTAGCTGATAGAGACGAATTGGTGCAAGAATCTGCATCAAGAGGGTTGAGTATTGTGTATGATTTGGGTGACGTGGAGTTGAAAGATAGTCTCGTGAAAGGATTGCTCAAATCCTTTACCGATAAAAACTCCACCAGTAAATTGGTGAGTGGAACTGTTGATGAGGATACTGAGTTGTTCGACAAGGACTTGTTAAAGACCAACGATGGATCTGTATCTACGTATAGAGATGTGTTAAATTTAGCCCTGGACGTTGGGGATCCAAGTTTGGTGTATAAATTCATGTCGTTGGCTAAGTCGTCTACGCTTTGGACGTCAAGGAAAGGAATGGCTTTTGGATTAGGGTCTATTATGTCAAAGACTAGTTTAGATGATATGATGGCCAAGAACAAATCTTTGGCAACCAGATTGATTCCTAAGCTATACAGATACAAATATGATCCCAGTACGTCGGTTTCTACTTCCATGAATCAAATATGGAATGTATTGGTGACAGACAGCTCAAAGACCATTAAGGCCCATTTCAGTGATATTTTAGACGAATTGTTAAAAGGAATGGGTAACAAGGAGTGGAGAGTCCGGCAAGCTAGTACAACTGCCATGAACGATTTGTTGAATGTGGTTGAGTTTCTGGTGTACGAACCGAGACTTGAAGACATTTGGAATATGAGTTTTAGAGTGTTGGATGATATCAAGGAGAGTGTTAGAAAAGAGGCCAGCAAAGTAACCAGACTATTGGCTAACATCTTGACCAATAGCAGACAGCAAGGTGGAGGCTTGGATAAGTTGATTCCATTTTTGTTGGGAAATAAGGGTTTACTAAGTGAAGCTGAAGATATTAGAAGCTTTGCTCTAGATActatcttcaagttgatcaagagCAACAATAAAAATATTAAACAATATATTCCTATATTGTTGGAGAACTTTATCGGCTTAATGTCGACTTTGGAACCTGAAATCATTAACtatttggtgttgaatgCCGACAAGTATAACCTTAAAAATAATGACATTGATGCAAGAAGATTGCAAAGTTTGGGCCAGTCGCCAATGATGGATGCTATAGAAAAGCTCATTGATCAATTGGATTATGAAATTATGGAAGAAAGTGTCAAAGTCATAATCAATTCAGTCAAGAGATCGGTAGGACTTCCCTCCAAGGTGTGTGGAAGTAAAGTTTTGGTAAGTCTAGTCAACAAGAAGTACGAATTCACTAAACCCTATGGAAATAGACTCATTAAGGCTGCCATGGGGCAAATCACAAATAAGAACGACaccatttcttcatcctATGCTATCTCTGTTGGATACTTGAGCAGACTTTCGTCTGTAGATGTGTTGGTCCAATATGGTCAAAAGTTGAAGGGTTTGTACTTCGAGTCCGGTGATGAACGTAACAGACTAGTGGCTGCAATTGCTAGCGAGAGCTTTTCTAAGTATTCCAACGAAAAGTTTGAGCTGGTAGCTGCTGAATTTCTTCCGTTGACCTTCATTGGCATGAATGATATTGACAAGGAGGTTGccaaggtgtttgaaaagCAGTGGATAGAGAATACCTCTGGTTCAAACGTCTTGAAGTTATATTTGGCTGAAGTCATTGACCTCATGTCGAGCTATATCAAATCGCAAAACTACCAAATCAGGCAAAATTTGGCCAAATCTGTGGTGAAGTTGACTAACGATATCAACGATTTTAATGGGTTATCGAATAATTTGATCATGAAGATCTTTGACAGTTTGATTGAAAGTTGTAAAGGAAAGTCATGGCAAGGAAAAGAGCAAATACTCGAAGCATTGGTGAACTATTCAATCAAATTAGACTCGGTTTTGCAGCAGaatgatgatttgttgCAAACCATCAGCAATGTTGTGTTGACTGAAGGGAAGAGAAAGAACAAGGATTATCAACGACATGCTCTTAAGACCATGGGGGTTTTCTTACACAAGTTTCCCAACGAGGAATTGACCGAAGTGTACTTAGAGTTCATGGAGCAGATCATCAACGACGAGTATGAGGAGGATGACAGTGATGAGGAAGACAACATGGATGTTGACAACCGGTCCAAGAAGCGGATTAATAATAGCATGAACAAtaagcttgaagaagagaaaatcgTTTATATCAGCAATTTGTTTGAAGCATTTTCGAGGGCTTCCCCCAGCAAGGAGATGTTCTCCTTGATGTCTAAGTCTATTCTCAAGTTATTGAATGACGATAATAAATTCGAAATCACTTGGAGGTCAAAGGTGTGTGGTAATGAATGCTTCAGTCGAGTAATAACTGAATTGGGAGAGACtgagtttgaagttgaaagcTTGTTCCAAATATGGAAGAAATTAAGCGAAGTTTGcagcaacttcaacaacataGAGAATGTCAaggtcaagttcatcagAAACTCCAAGCAGTTCATCAAGTACCTTAAGAACTTGCATTACTTAGATAAAGTCCGAGCAATAACCAGTGCATTGGAAACGTTCAATTCTGATTCTACAATCATTAAAGCAGAGTTAAGTAAAAGTTAG